Proteins from one Mucilaginibacter jinjuensis genomic window:
- a CDS encoding winged helix-turn-helix transcriptional regulator yields the protein MLQRATEIDENEAVVWPEHTAEACGVAIAGVRDALYVLNGKWKLPLIVALTNGPQRFKDIQRALGDITPKILSKELKELELNEFVVRKVYSTTPVTVTYQLTPYSQTLDKVMQELRDWGIQHRQRIVASRKRG from the coding sequence ATGTTACAAAGAGCAACAGAAATTGATGAAAATGAAGCCGTAGTATGGCCAGAACATACTGCCGAAGCTTGCGGTGTAGCCATAGCAGGCGTTAGGGATGCGCTTTACGTATTAAACGGAAAATGGAAGCTGCCCCTAATTGTAGCTTTAACAAACGGGCCGCAGCGCTTTAAAGATATCCAGCGGGCATTAGGTGATATTACGCCCAAAATTTTATCCAAAGAATTAAAGGAACTGGAACTGAATGAGTTTGTAGTCCGCAAGGTATATTCAACAACCCCGGTAACCGTTACCTACCAGCTAACGCCTTACAGCCAAACGTTGGACAAGGTGATGCAAGAGTTGAGAGACTGGGGAATACAGCACCGCCAAAGGATTGTAGCGAGCCGGAAAAGAGGTTAG
- a CDS encoding DoxX family protein, translating into MKATKITYWITTAIVALMMLYSASAYLTQPAMAAAFHHLGYPDYFRIELAIGKIIGAILLLVPLAARIKEWAYAGFAITFISAFIAHTVSGDPVANRIMPVIFLILLIVSYITYHKQRKAITA; encoded by the coding sequence ATGAAAGCAACTAAAATTACGTACTGGATAACCACTGCAATAGTGGCCTTAATGATGCTTTATTCAGCATCAGCATACCTAACTCAACCCGCCATGGCTGCCGCCTTTCATCACCTGGGCTATCCCGATTATTTCAGGATCGAACTCGCCATCGGCAAAATAATAGGTGCAATCTTACTACTTGTCCCTTTGGCTGCACGCATCAAAGAATGGGCTTATGCCGGTTTTGCCATCACCTTTATTTCGGCATTTATTGCCCATACTGTTTCGGGCGATCCGGTTGCTAATCGCATCATGCCGGTCATCTTTTTAATTCTGCTCATCGTTTCATATATCACTTACCATAAACAGCGCAAGGCAATAACCGCATAG
- a CDS encoding pentapeptide repeat-containing protein — protein MEKIKIIDDNKVLDVKRSNIDHSEFQMVCSTHLLFKDVNMANCKITDANLSDLEIENAQLGGAYIHNIGMPPKGHPNYDANVEQRPLKFEDCDLSGSTITNCNLSGLDISNCNITGLRINGILIEELLKK, from the coding sequence ATGGAGAAGATAAAAATCATAGACGACAACAAAGTACTGGACGTAAAACGTTCGAACATCGATCATTCGGAGTTTCAGATGGTTTGCTCAACACATCTGTTATTTAAGGATGTGAACATGGCCAATTGCAAAATAACAGATGCCAATTTAAGCGACCTTGAGATTGAAAACGCACAGTTGGGCGGCGCTTATATCCATAACATCGGCATGCCGCCCAAAGGCCATCCCAACTATGATGCTAATGTTGAACAGCGGCCATTAAAGTTTGAGGATTGCGACTTATCAGGCAGTACAATAACTAACTGTAATTTGAGTGGGTTGGATATCAGCAATTGCAATATTACAGGCCTGCGGATTAATGGTATTTTGATTGAAGAGCTTTTGAAGAAGTAG
- the yidC gene encoding membrane protein insertase YidC: MDKNTFTGLFLIMLIMVGSFFLLKPSADEVKKEQERAHLDSLKRAGIVAKTAKTDTTAAAAAKAGAVDSALLKTPFGAATVGTEQLITLENKDVKLKVSTIGGRIYSVELKEFKTFDGKPLILFDGADNHFGFKFTAGGKAINTDELHFTPTTPQANNGALTMRLSYSPTQYIDYIYTMGAEYKVNLQIKPVGLEAVINNGNTLNLNWSASLHQLEKAIKIERQYSTVYYHNTEGAVDYLSESKDETKDFGADVKKVDWVAFKQHFFSSVLSSKGGFAKSSLGVATDLASKDVKQMKADVVLSADASGAYPVEFYFGPNKFKTLQAQGNDFEKIINLGWGPLKYINRFAVLPVFNFLQQFGWNYGIIILVLTLLLKLVLSPLTYKSYLSMAKMRVLKPEMDEIKAKVGEDNPTLLQQEYLKLYRKAGVNPLGGCLPLLLQMPIVIAFFRFFPGLFELRGQSFLWMHDLSTYDTILNFPALPLLGWDHISAMCLLMTISTLIYTYFNNQISGATGQMKYIGYISPLIFFGVLNVYPAGLNYYYFLANMMTFLQQYLIRQMVDDKKIHSQIQENKKKPEDTKKKKSGFQARMEEMMRQQNQAPKKK; encoded by the coding sequence ATGGATAAAAATACGTTCACAGGACTATTCCTGATCATGCTGATTATGGTTGGCTCATTCTTTTTGCTAAAGCCATCAGCAGACGAAGTTAAAAAAGAGCAGGAAAGAGCACACCTCGATTCACTTAAGCGCGCCGGCATTGTTGCAAAAACTGCCAAAACAGATACAACTGCCGCAGCCGCTGCCAAAGCAGGTGCGGTTGATTCGGCCTTGTTAAAAACACCTTTCGGTGCTGCAACTGTAGGTACCGAGCAACTGATTACGTTAGAGAACAAAGACGTTAAGTTAAAAGTGAGCACCATTGGTGGCCGCATTTACTCAGTTGAACTGAAAGAGTTTAAAACTTTCGACGGCAAACCATTGATCTTGTTTGATGGCGCTGATAATCACTTCGGTTTTAAATTTACAGCAGGCGGCAAAGCTATCAATACAGATGAGCTGCACTTTACCCCTACTACACCACAGGCTAACAACGGCGCGTTAACCATGCGTTTAAGCTACAGCCCAACCCAGTATATCGATTATATATACACCATGGGTGCCGAGTACAAGGTTAACCTGCAAATTAAACCGGTAGGTCTGGAAGCGGTTATCAACAATGGCAACACGCTGAACCTTAACTGGTCTGCAAGCTTACACCAACTGGAGAAAGCCATTAAAATTGAGCGCCAGTATTCAACCGTTTACTATCATAACACAGAAGGTGCTGTTGATTACCTGAGCGAATCAAAAGACGAAACCAAAGATTTTGGTGCTGATGTTAAAAAAGTGGATTGGGTTGCCTTTAAACAACACTTCTTCTCAAGCGTATTATCATCAAAAGGGGGCTTTGCAAAAAGCTCATTAGGAGTTGCTACAGATCTGGCATCAAAAGATGTGAAGCAAATGAAAGCAGATGTAGTTTTATCTGCAGATGCATCAGGCGCTTACCCGGTTGAGTTTTACTTCGGTCCAAACAAGTTTAAAACTTTACAGGCACAGGGAAATGATTTCGAAAAGATCATCAACTTAGGCTGGGGTCCATTGAAATACATTAACCGTTTTGCGGTGTTACCGGTATTTAACTTCTTACAGCAATTCGGCTGGAACTATGGTATCATCATCCTGGTGCTTACACTTTTGCTTAAGCTGGTACTTTCTCCGCTTACCTACAAATCATACCTATCAATGGCTAAAATGCGTGTGCTGAAGCCGGAAATGGACGAGATTAAAGCTAAAGTTGGCGAAGACAACCCTACCTTATTACAACAGGAGTATTTGAAGCTGTACCGTAAAGCCGGTGTTAACCCGCTTGGGGGTTGTTTGCCTTTATTGCTGCAAATGCCTATCGTAATCGCATTCTTCCGCTTCTTCCCGGGCTTGTTCGAGCTGCGTGGACAAAGTTTCTTGTGGATGCACGATTTATCGACTTACGATACCATCTTAAATTTCCCTGCATTGCCATTATTAGGTTGGGACCACATCAGTGCTATGTGTTTACTGATGACTATCTCTACCCTGATCTATACGTATTTTAATAACCAGATCTCGGGTGCTACAGGCCAGATGAAATATATCGGATACATCTCTCCGCTTATTTTCTTCGGCGTACTGAACGTTTACCCTGCCGGTTTGAACTACTACTACTTCCTGGCCAACATGATGACCTTCTTACAACAATACCTGATCCGTCAGATGGTTGACGACAAGAAGATCCACAGCCAGATCCAGGAAAACAAAAAGAAACCTGAAGACACCAAGAAAAAGAAAAGTGGTTTCCAGGCACGTATGGAAGAAATGATGCGCCAACAAAACCAGGCACCAAAGAAAAAGTAA
- a CDS encoding tetratricopeptide repeat-containing sensor histidine kinase produces MAKCGFIFLLIISLFAAPVVRAQNTAIAKPAKPLSQIEKYNKLISLYRYENPDSALIYVSKGLELAKATSDTAGKAMILNQLGMINDNRGQFTESQNNYHEAYSLYKSVGQTKGMATVTIRLGVVELRKGNYDKAIAFFLQALQLSESIKDPMGIMEANITLGEGYMGQHKYDTALRYLKTAEKINNTLPLSNLTFNLFNDIGVTYRETGLLEEAKDYLEKGISLSNPQQYQGHNITLTNALATIYAKEGNTEYSIVLQKQALRKSIQIHNYIRQLQTLNGLAGSYENISVDSSLSYLYKAKTLAEGRQGYKQVIDALQGISELYTKKGDYKAALDAKNEEYNLADKYFYKEMSKQVNSLQNDYELSKSRAKVQELRYINIHQALERKIIMAVAIGAILILLVIGYSNYRTRSLNKKLRNANANLDESNQLKDKLFSILGHDLRSPFVSVINLLELIDDEDLPADTRKEMVTELSTTSKAALETLTGLLKWGEMQIKGVRLNRHEFVLKPITERVLLLLAGAANFKRIGIKNNISDDLILLADKDHVEFVLRNLISNAIKFTSVGGQVTINSFFDPQSNIATITVEDTGVGIAPDRLNSIFSLNNISSNGTYNEKGTSLGLLMSKEFIDANEGSIGVKSTPGVGSVFSFTLKATITQETPVDNKEKKPVSKL; encoded by the coding sequence ATGGCAAAGTGTGGATTTATATTTTTACTCATTATCAGCTTATTTGCCGCCCCTGTTGTAAGGGCGCAAAATACAGCTATTGCAAAACCCGCCAAGCCGCTTTCTCAGATAGAGAAGTATAACAAACTCATCAGTCTTTACCGTTACGAAAATCCCGACTCGGCTTTAATATATGTGAGCAAAGGCCTCGAGTTGGCAAAAGCAACCAGTGATACTGCCGGTAAGGCCATGATATTAAACCAGCTGGGCATGATTAATGATAATCGCGGCCAGTTTACAGAATCGCAGAATAATTATCATGAAGCCTACAGCCTGTATAAATCTGTTGGCCAAACCAAAGGGATGGCCACAGTTACTATACGTTTGGGCGTTGTTGAACTGCGTAAAGGCAATTATGATAAGGCTATCGCATTTTTTCTGCAAGCACTGCAACTAAGCGAAAGTATCAAAGACCCAATGGGTATAATGGAAGCCAACATAACCCTGGGCGAAGGTTACATGGGCCAGCATAAATATGATACAGCACTGCGTTATCTTAAAACAGCCGAAAAAATCAACAATACGCTCCCCTTATCAAACTTAACATTTAACCTGTTTAATGATATTGGTGTTACCTACCGCGAAACCGGCCTTTTAGAAGAAGCCAAAGATTACCTGGAAAAGGGCATCAGCCTTAGCAATCCGCAACAGTACCAGGGCCATAATATTACCCTCACCAATGCCCTGGCTACTATTTATGCCAAAGAAGGCAATACCGAATATTCGATCGTCCTGCAAAAACAGGCTTTGAGGAAATCGATACAGATCCATAATTACATCCGCCAGCTACAAACCTTGAACGGACTGGCCGGCAGTTATGAGAATATTAGTGTTGATAGCAGCCTAAGTTACCTCTACAAGGCCAAAACGCTTGCCGAAGGCCGTCAGGGCTACAAGCAGGTAATAGATGCCTTGCAGGGTATCTCAGAGCTTTACACTAAAAAGGGGGATTACAAAGCGGCCCTTGATGCCAAAAATGAAGAGTATAACCTGGCCGACAAATATTTCTACAAAGAAATGTCGAAACAGGTAAACAGTTTACAGAACGATTATGAGTTAAGTAAATCACGGGCTAAGGTGCAGGAGCTGCGCTACATTAATATTCACCAGGCGCTGGAGCGTAAAATTATAATGGCTGTAGCTATCGGGGCTATTTTGATACTGCTGGTTATTGGTTATTCTAACTATCGTACCCGTTCACTTAATAAAAAGCTGCGCAATGCCAACGCCAATCTCGATGAATCGAACCAGTTGAAGGATAAACTTTTCTCTATCCTGGGGCATGATCTGCGGTCGCCGTTTGTATCGGTAATTAATCTTTTAGAGTTGATTGATGATGAAGACCTGCCTGCCGATACCCGCAAGGAAATGGTGACAGAGCTATCAACAACCAGTAAAGCCGCGCTCGAAACCCTTACCGGCTTACTCAAATGGGGCGAAATGCAAATTAAAGGTGTGCGCCTTAACCGCCACGAATTTGTGCTTAAACCTATAACCGAACGGGTATTGTTGCTCTTGGCCGGTGCTGCCAATTTTAAGCGGATCGGAATTAAAAATAATATCTCCGACGATTTGATCCTGCTTGCAGATAAAGACCATGTTGAGTTTGTATTACGTAACCTGATTTCAAATGCCATTAAGTTTACCAGTGTAGGCGGGCAGGTAACCATCAACTCATTTTTTGATCCACAAAGTAATATAGCAACCATTACTGTTGAAGATACCGGCGTTGGTATTGCACCCGATCGGTTGAATTCTATTTTCAGCCTCAATAATATCAGCAGCAATGGTACCTATAACGAAAAGGGTACCAGCCTAGGCCTGCTAATGTCGAAAGAGTTTATAGATGCCAACGAAGGCTCTATTGGCGTAAAAAGTACCCCGGGAGTAGGTTCAGTGTTCTCTTTTACACTTAAAGCTACTATCACGCAAGAAACCCCGGTTGATAATAAAGAAAAGAAGCCGGTAAGCAAATTGTAA
- a CDS encoding FMN-dependent NADH-azoreductase, which translates to MKKILHVISSPKGDASFSIKLGNAIIEKVKEANPGSTVTENNLAKKPLPHLEEAQLASFFTPAEQRTPENIEAIKHSDEAIAQLMDADVVVIDAPLYNFSIPSGLKAWIDHIARAGVTFKYDENGPEGLVKGKKVYIALASGGVYSAGPMQQYDFAAPYLKSLLGFMGMTDLSVFRVEGVAYPNLKDTALETAVNSIIL; encoded by the coding sequence ATGAAAAAGATCCTTCATGTTATTTCGAGCCCTAAGGGCGATGCATCATTTAGCATAAAATTGGGTAATGCTATTATAGAAAAAGTAAAAGAAGCTAATCCGGGCAGTACAGTTACAGAAAACAACCTCGCCAAAAAGCCGTTGCCACATTTGGAAGAAGCGCAACTTGCCTCGTTTTTTACTCCGGCCGAACAACGTACACCTGAAAACATTGAAGCCATTAAACATTCTGACGAGGCCATTGCCCAGTTAATGGACGCAGACGTAGTTGTAATTGATGCGCCGCTTTATAATTTCAGTATTCCATCGGGGCTTAAAGCCTGGATAGACCATATTGCACGTGCCGGAGTTACATTTAAGTACGACGAAAATGGCCCCGAAGGTTTGGTTAAAGGCAAAAAGGTATACATAGCCCTGGCATCGGGTGGTGTTTACAGTGCCGGACCGATGCAGCAATATGATTTTGCAGCACCTTACCTTAAAAGCCTGTTAGGTTTTATGGGTATGACAGACCTAAGCGTGTTTAGAGTTGAAGGCGTAGCTTATCCAAATTTGAAAGATACAGCGCTTGAAACAGCCGTAAACAGCATTATTTTATAA
- a CDS encoding GlxA family transcriptional regulator, with protein MINLGILLTRQYRLLSVAAMLDVFQTVNKLAEYAGQSPYFNISLLRADESASQATDALINDQIYHISQAEKQDIILIPAFGTEQTQQAVQDNLDYIPWLRNQFANGTHIASFCTGAFLLGATGLLNGRAATTHIDACGAFSATFPDVNLLPYQVVTSDGGIYTSGGSTSSFHLMLHLIKLYCGSEMAIRTAKIFSIDMDRSQQAYFGTFAPSQDHNDELVAMAQQKIAAAYHEPATIEEMIKDIPSSRRNMVRRFKQVTGYTPIEYLQNLRVEGAKKLLEQTNQQMTEIMLNSGYNDPKAFRKVFKKTVGMTPTGYREKFQVN; from the coding sequence ATGATAAACTTAGGTATTTTACTAACCCGTCAATATAGGTTGCTAAGCGTGGCCGCCATGCTGGATGTATTTCAAACGGTTAACAAGCTGGCCGAATATGCCGGACAATCGCCTTATTTTAACATCAGTTTATTACGGGCTGATGAGAGCGCTTCACAAGCTACCGACGCTTTGATCAACGACCAGATCTACCACATCAGCCAGGCCGAAAAGCAGGATATTATACTGATACCTGCATTTGGTACCGAGCAAACCCAGCAGGCTGTGCAGGATAATCTGGATTATATCCCTTGGCTGCGCAATCAGTTTGCTAATGGTACACACATTGCAAGCTTTTGTACAGGTGCGTTTTTATTGGGTGCTACAGGTTTGTTAAACGGCCGCGCGGCAACTACGCATATCGATGCCTGCGGCGCATTTTCGGCCACATTTCCTGATGTAAACCTGTTGCCTTACCAGGTAGTTACCAGCGATGGTGGCATTTACACCAGCGGCGGTTCAACATCGAGCTTTCATTTAATGCTGCACCTCATTAAACTATATTGCGGCAGTGAAATGGCTATCCGTACGGCCAAAATATTTTCGATAGATATGGACCGGAGCCAACAGGCCTACTTCGGTACCTTTGCACCATCACAGGATCATAACGACGAGCTGGTGGCTATGGCCCAGCAGAAAATAGCAGCTGCTTACCACGAGCCTGCCACTATCGAGGAGATGATCAAAGACATCCCATCGAGCAGGCGCAATATGGTACGCCGTTTTAAACAGGTAACCGGCTACACCCCTATCGAGTACTTACAGAATTTACGGGTTGAAGGCGCTAAGAAATTACTGGAACAAACCAACCAGCAAATGACCGAGATTATGCTCAACTCGGGCTACAACGACCCGAAAGCATTCCGCAAAGTATTCAAGAAAACCGTAGGCATGACCCCAACCGGCTATCGCGAAAAATTCCAGGTCAATTGA